A region from the Ciconia boyciana chromosome 1, ASM3463844v1, whole genome shotgun sequence genome encodes:
- the DNAJB9 gene encoding dnaJ homolog subfamily B member 9: MATTQSVFTFALCILMITELILATESYYDILGVPKNASDRQIKKAFHKLAMKYHPDKNKSPGAEAKFREIAEAYETLSDENKRREYDQFVHHGGQGNNGSPFHQSFNFNFDDLFKDFDLFSQNSRSKKHFENHFRSHREAHNRQRRSFQEFSFGGGLFDDVFENMEKMFSFSDFENAHRHAVRTDTRFHGSSKHCRTVTQRRGNMVTTYTDCSGQ, translated from the exons ATGGCAACTACACAATCTGTCTTCACATTTGCTCTCTGCATTTTAATGATAACTGAATTAATACTGGCTACAGAGAGCTATTATGATATCTTAGGAGTTCCAAAAAATGCATCTGACCGCCAGATCAAGAAGGCATTTCACAAGCTGGCTATGAAGTACCACCCAGACAAAAATAAGAGTCCTGGTGCAGAAGCAAAATTTAGAGAAATTGCTGAAG CATATGAAACATTATCAGATGAGAATAAACGAAGAGAATATGATCAGTTTGTGCATCATGGAGGACAAGGAAATAATGGAAGCCCGTTCCACCAGTCATTTAATTTCAACTTTGACGATCTGTTCAAAGACTTTGACCTCTTTAGTCAAAACTCACGGTcaaaaaagcactttgaaaatcaCTTCCGAAGTCATCGGGAAGCTCACAATCGGCAAAGACGTTCTTTCCAAGAGTTCTCCTTTGGAGGTGGACTGTTTGATGATGTGtttgaaaatatggaaaaaatgttttcgTTTAGTGACTTTGAAAATGCACACCGACATGCAGTGCGAACTGATACCAGGTTTCATGGATCCAGCAAGCACTGTAGGACTGTCACTCAGAGACGAGGAAACATGGTTACCACGTATACAGACTGTTCCGGACAATAA